A window of the Pseudomonas gozinkensis genome harbors these coding sequences:
- a CDS encoding SDR family NAD(P)-dependent oxidoreductase produces the protein MQIENKVFIVTGGASGLGAATAELLVSAGAKVMLVDLNADAVATQAQRLGAQSMVADISNEAAAEAAVQATVKVFGSLNGLVNCAGIVRGEKILGKSGPHALSSFAQVINVNLIGSFNMLRLAAAAIAESEANADGERGVIINTASVAAFDGQIGQAAYSASKGAIASLTLPAARELARFGIRVMTIAPGIFETPMMAGMTPEVRESLAAGVPFPPRLGKPAEYAALVRHIIENSMLNGEVIRLDGALRMAAK, from the coding sequence ATGCAGATCGAGAACAAGGTTTTTATCGTCACCGGCGGCGCATCCGGCCTGGGTGCCGCCACCGCTGAATTGCTGGTGAGCGCCGGCGCCAAAGTGATGCTGGTGGACCTGAACGCCGATGCGGTCGCCACCCAGGCCCAGCGCCTCGGCGCGCAGAGCATGGTGGCGGATATCAGCAACGAAGCTGCCGCCGAAGCCGCCGTGCAGGCGACTGTCAAAGTCTTCGGTAGCCTCAACGGGCTGGTGAACTGCGCCGGCATCGTTCGCGGCGAGAAGATCCTCGGCAAGAGCGGTCCGCACGCCTTGTCCAGTTTTGCTCAGGTGATCAACGTCAACCTGATCGGCAGCTTCAACATGCTGCGTCTGGCAGCGGCGGCGATTGCCGAAAGCGAAGCCAACGCTGACGGCGAACGTGGCGTGATCATCAACACCGCGTCGGTTGCGGCGTTCGACGGCCAGATCGGCCAGGCCGCGTATTCCGCCTCCAAAGGCGCCATCGCCAGCCTCACCCTGCCTGCCGCCCGCGAACTGGCGCGCTTCGGCATCCGCGTGATGACCATCGCTCCGGGCATTTTCGAAACCCCGATGATGGCCGGCATGACCCCGGAAGTGCGCGAATCGCTGGCCGCCGGCGTACCGTTTCCGCCACGTCTGGGCAAACCTGCCGAGTACGCCGCGCTGGTGCGGCATATCATTGAAAACAGCATGCTCAACGGCGAGGTGATCCGTCTCGACGGTGCCTTGCGCATGGCCGCCAAGTAA
- a CDS encoding AMP-binding protein — MRDYLSATAQFDYQHTVDAALSGTLEALNACVECCDRHALPGRIALFWEGRDGAGATYTFNDLQDKAARFANFLLAQGVQKGDKVAGLLPRNIELLITVFATWRIGAVYQPLFTAFGPKALEHRLHSSGAKVVVTDAVNRPKLAEVADCPTLVTVGGPKGQGIVRGDFSFWAELPNHSNVCEPVMLTGEDPFLLMFTSGTTGPSKALSVPLKAIVAFQSYTRDAVDLRPEDAFWNVADPGWAYGIYFGVTGPLSMGHPITFYDGPFTLESTCRVINKYGITNLTGSPTAYRLLIAGGDDFAKSIKGRLRIVSSAGEPLNPEVIRWFADNLGVVIHDHYGQTELGMVLCNHHGLEHPIHLGAAGFASPGHRIVVLDDQNNELGVGQPGILAIDRTQSPMCWFAGYEGAPTKAFVGDYYLSGDTVEWNPDGSISFVGRSDDVITTSGYRVGPFDVESALIEHPAVVEAAVVGKPDPERTELVKAFVVLNPQYRAEPALAEELRQHVRKRLAAHSYPREIEFVSELPKTPSGKLQRFILRNQEIAKAQEAAAHNVSA; from the coding sequence ATGCGCGATTACTTGTCTGCCACCGCACAGTTTGATTATCAGCACACCGTGGACGCCGCGCTCAGCGGCACGCTCGAGGCGCTCAACGCCTGCGTCGAATGTTGTGACCGCCACGCACTGCCGGGGCGCATTGCGCTGTTCTGGGAAGGGCGCGATGGCGCCGGTGCGACGTACACGTTCAACGATCTGCAGGACAAAGCCGCGCGTTTCGCCAATTTCCTTCTCGCCCAGGGCGTGCAGAAGGGCGACAAGGTCGCCGGCCTGCTGCCACGCAACATCGAATTGCTGATCACCGTGTTCGCCACCTGGCGCATCGGTGCGGTGTATCAACCGCTGTTCACGGCATTCGGCCCGAAAGCCCTCGAACATCGCTTGCACAGTTCCGGTGCCAAAGTGGTGGTGACCGATGCGGTCAACCGGCCGAAACTTGCCGAAGTCGCCGACTGCCCGACGCTGGTCACCGTCGGCGGTCCGAAAGGCCAGGGCATCGTCCGTGGCGATTTCAGTTTCTGGGCCGAGCTGCCCAACCATTCCAATGTCTGCGAACCGGTCATGCTGACCGGCGAAGACCCGTTCCTGCTGATGTTCACCTCGGGCACCACCGGCCCGTCGAAAGCGCTGTCGGTGCCGCTCAAGGCCATCGTCGCGTTCCAGAGCTACACCCGTGATGCCGTGGATCTGCGCCCGGAAGATGCGTTCTGGAACGTCGCCGATCCGGGCTGGGCCTACGGCATTTATTTCGGCGTCACCGGCCCGTTGTCGATGGGCCATCCGATCACGTTCTACGATGGCCCGTTCACCCTGGAAAGCACCTGCCGGGTGATCAACAAGTACGGCATCACCAACCTCACCGGTTCGCCCACCGCGTATCGCCTGCTGATTGCCGGCGGCGATGACTTCGCCAAGTCGATCAAGGGCAGGCTGCGCATCGTCAGCAGCGCCGGCGAGCCGTTGAATCCGGAGGTGATCCGCTGGTTCGCCGACAACCTCGGCGTGGTCATTCACGACCACTACGGCCAGACCGAACTGGGCATGGTGCTGTGCAACCACCACGGCCTCGAACACCCGATCCACCTCGGCGCCGCCGGTTTCGCCTCGCCGGGCCATCGCATCGTGGTGCTTGACGATCAGAACAACGAACTCGGCGTCGGCCAGCCGGGCATCCTCGCCATCGACCGCACACAGTCGCCAATGTGCTGGTTCGCCGGCTACGAAGGCGCGCCGACCAAGGCTTTCGTCGGCGATTACTACCTGAGCGGCGACACCGTCGAATGGAATCCGGACGGCAGCATCAGCTTCGTCGGCCGCAGCGATGATGTGATCACCACTTCCGGCTACCGGGTCGGCCCGTTCGACGTGGAAAGCGCATTGATCGAACACCCGGCGGTGGTCGAAGCCGCAGTGGTCGGCAAACCCGATCCGGAGCGCACCGAACTGGTGAAAGCCTTCGTCGTGCTCAACCCGCAATACCGCGCGGAACCTGCGCTGGCCGAAGAACTGCGCCAACACGTACGCAAACGCCTGGCCGCGCATTCGTACCCCCGTGAAATCGAATTTGTCAGCGAGTTGCCGAAAACCCCGAGCGGCAAATTGCAGCGCTTTATCTTGCGCAACCAGGAAATCGCCAAGGCTCAAGAGGCCGCAGCGCACAACGTTTCAGCTTGA
- a CDS encoding AraC family transcriptional regulator — translation MSEKDTIAIQLVREALLQSCAPGVATEEVLSKVGIDPALLSADDARVPASQYARLWRLLARRGDDEFFGMDPRKLKSGSLEFLCRSAMAQPNLAAGLSSGLNFLSLMLERMPAQLVHQQSLAEIVLLEDEPEPRRAFTYFTYWMIVHGVACWLAGRRIPILAIELRCPAPDFCDDYRVMFSENLRFDRPRTRMIFAADVLDLPIKRSAEELKRFLAHAPANILVKYRDPESLASRIKQDLRQLAAEHWPETDALAQQLCMSASTLRRRLAEEGQTYQGLKDSVRKELAITWLAEPSISFAEIATRLGFADASSFYKAFRKWSGTNPGHYRSLILNEAV, via the coding sequence ATGTCGGAAAAAGACACCATCGCCATTCAACTGGTGCGCGAAGCACTGCTGCAAAGTTGTGCCCCAGGCGTGGCCACGGAAGAAGTCTTGAGCAAGGTCGGGATCGATCCGGCGCTGCTGTCCGCCGACGACGCCCGCGTCCCGGCCAGCCAGTACGCACGGTTGTGGCGGCTGCTGGCCCGGCGCGGCGATGACGAGTTCTTTGGCATGGACCCGCGCAAGCTCAAATCCGGCAGCCTGGAATTCCTTTGCCGCAGCGCGATGGCCCAGCCGAATCTGGCGGCCGGGTTGAGCAGTGGTCTGAATTTCCTGTCGCTGATGCTCGAGCGCATGCCGGCGCAACTGGTGCACCAGCAGAGTCTGGCGGAAATCGTCCTGCTGGAAGACGAACCGGAACCGCGCCGCGCCTTCACCTATTTCACCTACTGGATGATCGTTCACGGCGTGGCGTGCTGGCTGGCGGGGCGGCGGATTCCGATCCTGGCCATCGAATTGCGCTGCCCGGCGCCGGACTTCTGTGATGACTATCGGGTGATGTTCTCGGAAAACTTGCGCTTCGACCGGCCGCGAACGCGGATGATCTTCGCCGCCGATGTGCTGGATCTGCCGATCAAGCGCAGCGCCGAGGAGTTGAAGCGCTTCCTCGCCCATGCCCCGGCCAACATTCTGGTGAAGTACCGCGACCCGGAAAGCCTTGCGAGCCGGATCAAGCAGGATCTGCGGCAGCTAGCCGCCGAACACTGGCCGGAAACCGACGCGCTGGCCCAGCAGTTGTGCATGTCGGCCTCGACCCTGCGCCGGCGTCTGGCCGAAGAAGGGCAGACCTATCAGGGGTTGAAGGACAGCGTGCGCAAGGAGTTGGCGATCACCTGGCTGGCGGAGCCTTCGATCAGCTTTGCCGAGATCGCCACGCGGCTGGGGTTTGCCGATGCGAGTTCGTTCTACAAGGCGTTTCGCAAGTGGTCGGGGACCAATCCCGGGCACTATCGCAGCTTGATCCTCAACGAAGCGGTCTGA
- the efeU gene encoding iron uptake transporter permease EfeU translates to MLVPFLIMLREGIEAALIVGIIASYLQQTGRGQWMPAVWIGVFLAAALALLVGGGLELVSAEFPQKQQELFEGVVGLVAVGILSSMVFWMRKVARSIKHSLQASLDHALTASKHQVIALIAMVFFAVAREGLETVFFLLAVFQQSEGPAAPIGALLGLILAIIVGFLIYSGSMRLNLSAFFRWTGLFILVVAAGILANSVQALHEAGVWNHLQTVLFDFSATLPMDGPLGSVLAGMFGYQDAPTVSTLGAYLIYLVVALVMFFMPAPRPAAQSSSVSSQ, encoded by the coding sequence ATGCTCGTTCCCTTTTTGATCATGTTGCGCGAAGGCATCGAAGCCGCGCTGATCGTTGGCATCATCGCCAGCTACCTGCAACAGACCGGCCGTGGCCAGTGGATGCCGGCGGTGTGGATCGGGGTGTTTCTCGCCGCTGCGCTGGCGTTGCTGGTCGGCGGTGGCCTGGAACTGGTCAGCGCCGAATTCCCGCAAAAGCAGCAGGAACTGTTCGAGGGCGTGGTCGGCCTCGTCGCTGTGGGCATTCTCAGCTCGATGGTGTTCTGGATGCGCAAGGTGGCGCGTTCGATCAAACATTCGCTGCAAGCCTCCCTCGATCATGCGCTGACCGCGTCGAAACATCAGGTCATCGCGCTGATCGCCATGGTGTTTTTCGCCGTGGCCCGGGAAGGACTGGAAACCGTGTTCTTCCTGCTCGCCGTGTTCCAGCAGAGCGAAGGCCCGGCCGCGCCGATCGGCGCCCTGCTCGGCCTGATTCTGGCGATCATCGTCGGCTTCCTGATCTACAGCGGCAGCATGCGCCTGAACCTGTCGGCGTTCTTCCGCTGGACCGGGCTGTTCATCCTCGTGGTCGCCGCCGGGATTCTCGCCAACTCGGTGCAGGCCCTGCATGAGGCCGGGGTGTGGAACCACCTGCAAACCGTGCTCTTCGACTTCAGCGCGACGCTGCCGATGGATGGCCCGCTGGGCTCGGTGCTGGCCGGCATGTTCGGTTATCAGGATGCACCGACCGTCAGCACCCTCGGCGCGTATCTGATTTATCTGGTGGTGGCGCTGGTGATGTTCTTCATGCCGGCACCCAGGCCCGCTGCCCAATCGTCTTCCGTTTCCAGCCAATAA
- the efeO gene encoding iron uptake system protein EfeO, translating to MSKPNTPQASPPRALRWAVAGSVVVMIAAGGLFYYASKMAAAKRQHNRDEVVVNIHPHSCEPNALTVPAGRASFRIVNRSDRAVEWEILDGVLVVEERENIAPGLSQVINANLQPGDYAITCGLLSNPRGTLHVTPTAASDAAAKAKPSMVAFVGPLSEFRVYLASQGSALIKAVTALNQAIDSGDLARAQALYLPARAAYQRLAPAAQRLAELDNSINARADYFEKREQDPAFVGFHRLEYALFQQRKLDGLTPIAQGLLDNVTTLKQQLLAQSLPPEQLVEIVVRNLNTLADVRAASGEEERYSHGDLNGFAANHETAHKVVELLRPLLSKSAADLLPKIDSALADFDTTLNGFKVKDGYASYDTVNGEQRKQIADKAKALADALDAIDPALGLSGL from the coding sequence ATGTCAAAGCCTAATACTCCTCAGGCCTCGCCTCCCCGCGCCTTGCGCTGGGCGGTGGCCGGTTCGGTGGTCGTGATGATCGCCGCCGGTGGCCTGTTCTACTACGCCTCGAAAATGGCCGCCGCCAAACGTCAGCACAACCGTGACGAAGTGGTGGTGAACATCCACCCGCACAGTTGCGAGCCGAACGCCCTGACGGTGCCGGCCGGCCGCGCCAGTTTCCGCATCGTCAACCGCTCTGACCGGGCGGTGGAATGGGAAATCCTCGACGGTGTGCTGGTGGTCGAAGAGCGCGAGAACATCGCGCCGGGCCTGAGCCAGGTGATCAACGCCAACCTGCAGCCCGGCGACTACGCCATCACCTGCGGCCTGCTGAGCAACCCGCGCGGCACCCTGCACGTGACGCCAACCGCCGCTTCGGATGCCGCTGCCAAGGCCAAGCCGTCCATGGTTGCCTTCGTCGGGCCGCTGTCGGAGTTCCGCGTCTACCTGGCCAGCCAGGGCAGCGCGCTGATCAAAGCCGTGACCGCGCTGAATCAAGCGATCGACAGCGGCGATCTGGCCCGGGCCCAGGCGTTGTATTTGCCGGCCCGTGCCGCGTACCAGCGTCTGGCCCCGGCCGCACAACGCCTGGCCGAACTGGACAACAGCATCAACGCCCGCGCCGATTACTTCGAAAAACGCGAGCAGGATCCGGCCTTCGTCGGTTTCCACCGCCTCGAATACGCGCTGTTCCAGCAACGCAAACTCGACGGCCTGACGCCCATTGCCCAGGGCTTGCTCGACAACGTCACCACGCTGAAACAACAGCTGCTGGCCCAGTCGCTGCCGCCGGAGCAACTGGTGGAAATCGTCGTGCGCAACCTCAACACCCTCGCCGACGTGCGCGCCGCCAGCGGCGAAGAGGAACGCTACAGCCACGGCGACCTCAACGGCTTCGCGGCCAATCATGAAACCGCGCACAAAGTCGTCGAACTGCTGCGCCCGCTGCTGAGCAAATCCGCCGCCGACCTGCTGCCGAAAATCGACAGCGCACTGGCTGATTTCGATACCACGCTGAACGGCTTCAAGGTCAAGGACGGCTACGCCAGCTACGACACCGTCAACGGTGAGCAACGCAAGCAGATCGCCGACAAGGCCAAGGCCCTGGCCGACGCCCTCGACGCCATTGATCCCGCCCTCGGCCTCTCCGGCCTGTAA
- the efeB gene encoding iron uptake transporter deferrochelatase/peroxidase subunit, whose translation MNDSEHFNLQRRRVLMGMGAAGVALAGTALSCPAMAAAPAQVTEAPSSDKTQDHHDFHGVHQSGIVTPRPAAGMLVSFDVLASDREDLERLFRTLNERIAFLMKGGPVAQIDPKLPPPDSGILGPVVTPDNLTITVSVGESLFDERFGLAAAKPKRLVRMVGFPNDALEADCCHGDLSLQFCSNTADTNIHALRDIVKNLPDLLLVRWKQEGSVPPQAPAKPGVPAQSARNFLGFRDGSANPDSNDGKAMDRIVWVQPGSDEPAWAAHGSYQAVRIIRNFVERWDRTPLQEQESIIGRVKTTGAPMGANHETEVPDYSKDPEGKLTKLDAHIRLANPRTAASQANLILRRPFNYSNGVNKNGQLDMGLLFICYQADLEKGFITVQTRLNGEPLEEYLKPVGGGYFFTLPGVTGDKDFIGRSLLNATQPKTTA comes from the coding sequence ATGAACGATTCCGAACACTTCAACCTGCAACGTCGCCGTGTACTGATGGGCATGGGCGCCGCCGGTGTCGCACTGGCCGGCACGGCGTTGAGCTGCCCGGCGATGGCAGCCGCCCCTGCTCAAGTCACCGAAGCACCGAGCAGCGACAAGACCCAGGATCATCATGATTTTCATGGTGTGCACCAGAGCGGCATCGTCACCCCGCGCCCGGCGGCCGGCATGCTGGTGTCGTTCGATGTGCTGGCCAGCGACCGTGAAGACCTCGAACGCCTGTTTCGCACCCTCAACGAGCGCATCGCGTTCCTGATGAAGGGCGGCCCGGTGGCGCAGATCGATCCGAAGTTGCCGCCGCCCGATTCCGGGATTCTCGGCCCGGTAGTGACGCCGGACAACCTGACCATCACCGTGTCTGTCGGCGAATCATTGTTCGATGAGCGCTTTGGCCTCGCCGCCGCCAAGCCCAAGCGTCTGGTGCGCATGGTCGGTTTCCCCAACGATGCGCTGGAAGCCGATTGCTGCCACGGCGACCTGAGCCTGCAGTTCTGCTCCAACACCGCTGACACCAACATCCACGCCCTGCGCGACATCGTGAAGAACCTGCCGGATCTGCTGCTGGTGCGCTGGAAACAGGAAGGCAGCGTACCGCCGCAAGCCCCGGCCAAACCCGGTGTGCCGGCGCAATCGGCGCGTAACTTCCTGGGTTTCCGCGATGGTTCGGCCAACCCGGATTCCAACGACGGCAAAGCCATGGACCGCATCGTCTGGGTGCAGCCGGGCAGCGACGAACCGGCCTGGGCGGCCCACGGCAGTTATCAGGCGGTGCGGATCATCCGCAACTTCGTCGAACGCTGGGACCGTACGCCATTGCAGGAACAGGAAAGCATCATCGGCCGGGTCAAAACCACCGGCGCGCCGATGGGCGCCAACCATGAAACCGAAGTCCCGGATTACAGCAAGGACCCGGAAGGCAAGCTGACCAAGCTCGACGCACATATCCGCCTGGCCAACCCGCGCACCGCCGCGAGCCAGGCCAACCTGATCCTGCGCCGGCCGTTCAACTACTCCAACGGCGTGAACAAGAACGGCCAGCTCGACATGGGCCTGCTGTTCATCTGTTACCAGGCCGACCTGGAAAAAGGCTTCATCACCGTGCAGACCCGCCTCAATGGCGAGCCGCTGGAGGAATACCTCAAGCCGGTCGGCGGCGGTTACTTCTTCACCCTGCCGGGTGTCACGGGCGACAAGGACTTCATCGGTCGCTCGCTGCTCAACGCTACCCAACCAAAAACAACTGCATAG
- the efeO gene encoding iron uptake system protein EfeO, which yields MKKTPLALLLTLGLLNTPLSAFAATAPLDLVGPVSDYKIYVTEQLDELASHTQQFTDAVKKGDLATAQKLYAPTRVYYESIEPIAELFSDLDASIDSRVDDHEKGVKAEDFTGFHRIEYSLFSEKSTKDLDGLADGLNKDVKDLQTRVAGLTFPPEKVVGGAAALLEEVAATKISGEEDRYSHTDLYDFQGNIDGAKKIVDLFRPQIEKQDKAFVAKVDKNFATVDKILAKYKTKDGGFETYDKVKDNDRKALVGPVNTLAEDLSTLRGKLGLN from the coding sequence ATGAAAAAGACGCCACTCGCGTTATTGCTGACCCTTGGTTTGCTCAACACCCCGCTGTCGGCGTTCGCCGCGACCGCGCCTCTGGATCTGGTGGGGCCGGTGTCGGACTACAAGATCTACGTCACCGAACAACTGGATGAACTGGCCAGCCACACCCAGCAGTTCACCGACGCGGTGAAAAAAGGCGACCTGGCCACCGCGCAGAAGCTCTACGCGCCGACCCGCGTTTATTACGAGTCGATCGAGCCGATCGCCGAGCTGTTCAGTGACCTCGACGCCTCCATCGACTCCCGCGTCGACGACCACGAAAAGGGCGTGAAGGCTGAAGACTTCACCGGTTTCCACCGCATCGAGTACTCGCTGTTCTCAGAGAAGAGCACCAAGGATCTGGACGGCCTGGCCGATGGCCTGAACAAGGACGTGAAGGACCTGCAGACCCGCGTCGCCGGCCTGACCTTCCCGCCGGAAAAAGTCGTCGGCGGCGCTGCCGCACTGCTCGAAGAAGTCGCCGCGACCAAGATCTCCGGTGAAGAAGACCGTTACAGCCATACCGACCTCTATGACTTCCAGGGCAACATCGACGGCGCGAAGAAAATCGTCGACCTGTTCCGTCCGCAGATCGAGAAACAGGACAAGGCCTTCGTCGCCAAAGTCGACAAGAACTTCGCCACCGTGGACAAGATCCTGGCCAAGTACAAGACCAAGGACGGTGGTTTCGAGACGTATGACAAAGTGAAGGACAACGACCGCAAGGCGCTGGTGGGCCCGGTCAATACCCTGGCTGAAGACCTGTCGACATTGCGTGGCAAGCTCGGTCTGAACTGA
- the pssA gene encoding CDP-diacylglycerol--serine O-phosphatidyltransferase: MPLLFKRSLLPKLRSFPLTAEAVTILPGAADFRRCLLEKIAQATQRIYLVALYLQNDEAGQEILDALHAAKLKRPGLEIAVVVDWLRAQRGLIGAGKQPGNSAWYQEMTRTHQSVVPVYGVPVQTRELFGVLHLKGFVIDDCVVYSGASLNNVYLHKFDKYRFDRYHVLQSRELADSMHHLVKHGLIESKAVHRLDLPNLPTTRSLRNDIGDLRSRLKYAAYDTSAGNTAHTGLSVSPLLGVGKNNPLNRVILELIASAQKQLTICTPYFNLPLGVIREINRALARGVKIDIVVGDKTANDFYIPPSEPFKVIAALPYLYEISLRRFAKRHQRNIDSGQLNLHLWREGDNSYHLKGMWIDQRYTLLTGNNLNPRAFRLDLENALLIDDPKGEWLEPRRLELENIFEHTTRIERFQDLEALPDYPAGVAKFLKRVSRVRVERLLYRIL, encoded by the coding sequence ATGCCGTTGCTTTTCAAACGCTCTCTGCTGCCCAAACTGCGCAGCTTTCCGCTGACCGCCGAGGCCGTGACGATCCTGCCCGGCGCCGCCGATTTCCGCCGTTGCCTGCTGGAGAAAATCGCCCAGGCGACCCAGCGCATTTACCTCGTCGCGCTCTATCTGCAAAACGATGAGGCTGGCCAGGAAATTCTCGATGCTTTGCACGCCGCGAAACTCAAGCGTCCCGGGCTTGAAATCGCGGTGGTCGTCGACTGGCTGCGGGCCCAGCGCGGCTTGATCGGTGCCGGCAAGCAGCCGGGCAACTCGGCGTGGTATCAGGAAATGACCCGCACCCACCAGAGCGTGGTGCCGGTCTACGGCGTGCCGGTGCAGACCCGCGAGCTGTTCGGCGTGCTGCACCTCAAAGGCTTCGTGATCGACGATTGCGTGGTCTATAGCGGTGCGAGCCTGAACAACGTCTACCTGCATAAATTCGACAAGTACCGTTTCGACCGTTATCACGTGTTGCAAAGCCGCGAACTGGCGGATTCGATGCACCATCTGGTCAAGCACGGTCTGATCGAATCGAAAGCGGTGCATCGCCTCGACCTGCCGAACCTGCCGACCACCCGCAGCCTGCGCAACGACATCGGCGATTTGCGCAGCCGCCTCAAATATGCGGCTTACGACACCAGTGCCGGCAACACGGCGCATACCGGCCTGTCAGTCAGCCCTTTGCTCGGCGTGGGCAAGAACAACCCGCTGAACCGGGTGATTCTGGAGCTGATCGCCAGCGCCCAGAAGCAACTGACCATCTGCACACCGTATTTCAATCTGCCGCTGGGGGTGATCCGCGAGATCAACCGGGCGCTGGCCCGCGGTGTGAAGATCGACATCGTGGTCGGCGACAAGACCGCCAACGACTTCTACATCCCGCCGAGCGAGCCGTTCAAGGTGATCGCCGCGCTGCCGTATCTCTACGAGATCAGCCTGCGCCGTTTCGCCAAGCGGCATCAGCGCAACATCGACAGCGGCCAGTTGAACCTGCACCTGTGGCGTGAAGGCGACAACAGCTATCACCTCAAGGGCATGTGGATCGACCAGCGCTACACGCTGCTGACCGGTAACAACCTCAACCCGAGGGCATTCCGGCTCGATCTGGAAAACGCCTTGCTGATCGATGACCCGAAAGGCGAATGGCTGGAACCGCGACGTCTTGAGCTGGAAAACATCTTCGAACACACCACGCGGATCGAGCGATTCCAGGACCTGGAAGCCTTGCCGGACTACCCGGCGGGCGTGGCCAAGTTCCTCAAGCGCGTGAGCCGGGTGCGCGTCGAGCGGTTGCTCTATCGCATCCTCTAA
- a CDS encoding TetR/AcrR family transcriptional regulator has product MNKITSNDTTRDIILDVTEKLIYKSGIAATGMDLLVKTAGVSRKSIYRYFANKEELTVAALQRRDVRWMHWYRSAVDQAETPADRLLNLFTVLKGWFASEGFRGCAFINTSGETGDPEDPVRQVAKDHKQKLLDYVCELCTEHGAEDPQLLAKQLLILIDGAITVALVMGDHSAADNAQCMARKLLDL; this is encoded by the coding sequence ATGAACAAAATAACCAGCAACGACACGACCCGAGACATCATTCTGGATGTCACCGAAAAGTTGATCTACAAAAGTGGCATCGCTGCCACCGGCATGGATCTACTGGTGAAAACCGCCGGCGTTTCCAGAAAGAGTATCTACCGCTACTTCGCCAACAAGGAGGAGTTGACCGTCGCCGCGCTGCAACGCCGCGACGTGCGCTGGATGCACTGGTACAGAAGCGCCGTCGATCAGGCCGAAACCCCGGCCGATCGCCTGCTCAACCTGTTTACCGTACTCAAGGGCTGGTTCGCCTCGGAAGGCTTTCGAGGATGTGCCTTCATCAATACCAGTGGCGAGACCGGCGATCCCGAGGATCCGGTCCGCCAGGTCGCCAAAGACCACAAACAGAAGCTGCTCGACTATGTGTGCGAGCTGTGTACCGAACATGGGGCCGAGGACCCGCAACTGCTGGCCAAACAGCTGCTGATCCTGATTGACGGCGCCATTACCGTAGCGCTTGTGATGGGTGATCACAGTGCCGCCGATAATGCGCAATGCATGGCGCGAAAGTTATTGGACCTGTAA
- a CDS encoding DUF1348 family protein — MSTAAEVRPPLPPFNRESAIEKVRLAEDGWNSRDPERVSLAYTLDTKWRNRAEFANNREEAKGFLTRKWAKELDYRLIKELWAYSDTRIAVRYAYEWHDDSGNWFRSYGNENWEFDDKGLMFQRYACINDMPIKESERKFHWPLGRRPDDHPGLSELGL; from the coding sequence ATGTCTACTGCAGCCGAAGTTCGTCCGCCATTGCCACCGTTCAACCGTGAATCGGCCATTGAAAAAGTTCGTCTGGCCGAGGATGGCTGGAACTCCCGCGACCCGGAGCGCGTGTCGCTGGCTTACACCCTGGACACCAAATGGCGCAACCGCGCCGAATTCGCCAACAACCGCGAAGAAGCCAAGGGTTTTCTGACCCGCAAATGGGCCAAGGAACTGGATTACCGCCTGATCAAGGAACTCTGGGCCTACTCCGACACCCGCATCGCCGTGCGCTACGCCTACGAATGGCACGACGACTCGGGCAACTGGTTCCGCTCCTACGGCAACGAGAACTGGGAATTCGACGACAAGGGCCTGATGTTCCAGCGTTACGCCTGCATCAACGACATGCCGATAAAGGAAAGCGAACGCAAGTTCCACTGGCCGCTGGGCCGACGCCCGGATGATCATCCGGGGTTGTCTGAGCTGGGTCTGTAA